In the Pedobacter cryoconitis genome, CCGAATCTACCGGCTCATAAAACCAGCCCTGCTGCGTCAGCATAATTTTGTAAACATCAAACTTATCCGGATCCAGATTATGTGATATCGTTGCGGCGCTTTTTACAGAAATGACCCTTTCTCCTGTTGTACCTCCAGTTATTAATGCTATTACTTTCTTCATAAAATATATTTCTTTAACAGCCGTTATGAAGCCTTTATGCTTTCAGATTTCATTCCGGATATTCCTGATTAATCAAATTAAACGATAAGATATGGGTCAAAAATATTAAAATAGTTTATTCAGATCTCATTTAAATTCCGATAAAATATATTTTTAGTCTAAATTTGAGCCAAATAACAGGCACACAAAATAAATAAATGGCAAAATTCATCTCCTACTTACAAACTAAATCATTCAGAAACAACCTTATCGCTGCCATCGCCACTGTGGCAATACTCTTGTTCATTGCTTTCTTCAGTCTGCGTTATTATACCAAACATGGCCAGGGATTAAACGTACCAGCTGTAAAAGGCATGGCTTTTAACCAGGCTGTATCAAAATTAGAAGCTTTAGGTCTGCGTTACGAAGTAGACTCCGTATATATTATGGACTTGCCTCCAGGAACTGTAATTGACCAGGATCCAGAAGCCAATACATTTGTAAAAGACAACAGAACAATTTATCTGACTATTAATACCGCGCAAGCTCCAAACGTTAAATTTCCCGACGTTCAATTCAAATCTTTCATCGAAGCACAAGCTATTATTGCCAGCTTTGGCTTAAAAGTTGGTGACACTGTTTATAAAGCAGATGTGAGCAGAGATGTCGTATTGGAAGTTTCCTTCGGTGGGTCAAGTATCAAACCAGGAGACGTTATCCCTAAAGGCTCTAAAATA is a window encoding:
- a CDS encoding PASTA domain-containing protein, producing MAKFISYLQTKSFRNNLIAAIATVAILLFIAFFSLRYYTKHGQGLNVPAVKGMAFNQAVSKLEALGLRYEVDSVYIMDLPPGTVIDQDPEANTFVKDNRTIYLTINTAQAPNVKFPDVQFKSFIEAQAIIASFGLKVGDTVYKADVSRDVVLEVSFGGSSIKPGDVIPKGSKIDLLLGDGRGNEDVEIPALLGFTKDEAAFSLRGSNLKLGTITYEGNITDTANAVITAQSPALSDTLSKVKIGTPVNITLSNKQ